From one Deltaproteobacteria bacterium RBG_16_64_85 genomic stretch:
- a CDS encoding chorismate mutase, whose product MTEERLRELRVEIDRLDDEILSLLNRRAQAAIEVGKIKSEHNLRFYVPEREVEILRRLSASNRGPFPGDALKAIYREIISASLALEKPLSVAFLGPKATFTHLACLKHFGESADYVPQINVSEVFEAVERDVADFGVVPIENSSEGIVSNTLDMFVDHNLFICGEILVEVAHDLLSVTGDIEHVKKVYSHPHAIAQCRGWLERNLRSVPVFDVESTARAAELAVDDPSAAAIAGEAAAKIYGLKSIRKRIQDNTNNFTRFIIIGKIAPKRTGNDKTSILFAARDEVGALHLMLEPFAKNKVNLTKIESRPVKTKAWEYLFFLDMEGHISVEPVAKAVDELRLRAQYLKILGSYPRAV is encoded by the coding sequence GTGACGGAGGAGCGCCTCAGGGAACTGCGCGTGGAGATCGACCGGCTGGACGACGAGATTCTTTCCCTCCTCAACCGCCGGGCGCAGGCGGCGATCGAGGTGGGGAAGATCAAGTCGGAGCATAATCTCCGGTTCTACGTCCCCGAACGCGAGGTCGAGATCCTGCGGCGGCTTTCGGCGTCGAACCGGGGACCCTTCCCCGGCGATGCGCTCAAGGCGATCTACCGGGAGATCATCTCGGCCTCCCTCGCCCTGGAAAAGCCGCTCTCCGTGGCATTCCTGGGCCCCAAGGCGACGTTCACGCACCTGGCCTGCCTCAAGCACTTCGGGGAGAGCGCCGACTACGTCCCGCAGATCAACGTGTCGGAGGTCTTCGAGGCGGTCGAGCGCGACGTCGCCGACTTCGGCGTCGTGCCCATCGAGAACTCCAGCGAGGGGATCGTCAGCAACACGCTGGACATGTTCGTCGACCACAACCTGTTCATCTGCGGGGAGATCCTGGTCGAGGTGGCCCACGACCTGCTCTCCGTGACGGGCGATATCGAGCACGTCAAGAAGGTCTATTCGCATCCGCACGCCATCGCCCAGTGCCGCGGATGGCTCGAGCGGAACCTTCGCTCCGTCCCCGTTTTCGACGTGGAGAGCACCGCGCGGGCGGCGGAGCTGGCGGTCGACGACCCCTCTGCGGCGGCGATCGCGGGGGAAGCGGCGGCCAAGATCTACGGGTTGAAAAGCATCCGGAAGCGGATCCAGGACAACACGAACAACTTCACCCGCTTCATCATCATCGGGAAGATCGCCCCGAAGCGGACCGGCAACGACAAGACCTCGATCCTCTTCGCTGCGAGGGACGAGGTCGGAGCTCTCCATCTCATGCTGGAGCCGTTCGCGAAGAACAAGGTCAACCTCACCAAGATCGAATCCCGGCCCGTCAAGACGAAGGCGTGGGAATACCTCTTCTTCCTCGACATGGAGGGGCACATCTCGGTCGAGCCGGTGGCGAAGGCCGTGGACGAGCTCCGGCTGCGGGCCCAATACTTGAAAATCCTGGGATCCTATCCCCGAGCCGTCTGA